One Grus americana isolate bGruAme1 chromosome Z, bGruAme1.mat, whole genome shotgun sequence DNA window includes the following coding sequences:
- the GCNT4 gene encoding beta-1,3-galactosyl-O-glycosyl-glycoprotein beta-1,6-N-acetylglucosaminyltransferase 4, whose product MKRRKCAYKCPSRRKILILCVTGWLIALLKLLHVERHFFPSKGIYLVEHFLSTSPYVRNRYSYLRNEFQYEINCSSIYEQDPHEIGKSLEIRRKEIIDLADEDVVAMTSDCHMYRSLRKYHLKPVSPEEESFPIAYSLVVHKDAVMVERLIHSLYSHQNIYCIHYDQKAPKSFKSAMNNLAKCFPNVFIASKLETVDYAHISRLQADFNCLSDLMDSSVPWTYVINLCGQDFPLRSNFELVAELKKLGGGNMLETIKPSSSKRERFTYHYELMKVPYEYMQMPVKTNISKNPPPHNIEVFVGSAYFVLSRAFIQYTLESSLAKDFFEWSRDTYSPDEHFWATLVRVPGVPGEIPRLAQDITDLQSKTRLVKWNYLENHLYPPCTGTHLRSVCIYGAAELRWLLNYGHWFANKFDSKVDPVLVKCLAEKLAEQQKEWVYLSSDKYFLDLYSMNASL is encoded by the coding sequence ATGAAGAGACGCAAGTGTGCCTACAAATGTCCCTCACGAAGGAAGATCCTGATCCTGTGTGTTACAGGGTGGCTGATTGCACTGCTGAAGCTCCTCCATGTCGAAAGacactttttcccctctaaggGCATTTATTTGGTTGAGCACTTCCTGAGCACTTCTCCTTATGTTAGAAACAGGTATTCCTACCTTAGAAATGAGTTCCAGTATGAAATTAATTGTTCATCCATATATGAGCAAGATCCCCATGAAATTGGCAAGAGCTTAGagataagaagaaaagagataatTGATTTAGCCGATGAAGATGTCGTAGCAATGACAAGTGATTGCCACATGTATCGTTCACTTAGGAAATACCACCTAAAACCTGTTTCTCCAGAGGAGGAGAGTTTTCCAATTGCCTATTCTTTGGTTGTTCATAAAGATGCAGTGATGGTAGAAAGGCTCATACATTCATTGTACAGTCATCAAAATATTTACTGCATCCATTATGACCAAAAAGCACCAAAAAGTTTCAAATCCGCTATGAACAATCTAGCTAAATGTTTCCCCAATGTTTTCATTGCATCAAAATTGGAGACAGTGGACTATGCACATATTTCACGGCTGCAAGCAGATTTCAATTGTTTGTCGGATTTGATGGACTCTTCAGTTCCCTGGACGTATGTTATTAATTTGTGTGGCCAAGATTTCCCTTTGAGGTCAAATTTTGAGTTGGTTGCTGAACTGAAGAAACTTGGTGGAGGAAACATGCTGGAAACTATAAAGCCAAGCAGTAGCAAAAGAGAACGATTTACTTATCATTATGAACTTATGAAAGTGCCTTATGAATACATGCAGATGCCTGTAAAAACCAACATTTCCAAGAATCCTCCACCTCATAATATTGAGGTATTTGTAGGCAGTGCCTATTTTGTTTTAAGCCGAGCATTTATTCAATATACCCTTGAAAGCTCTcttgcaaaagatttttttgagtGGTCAAGGGATACGTACTCTCCGGATGAGCATTTCTGGGCCACTCTTGTACGTGTTCCTGGAGTCCCTGGGGAAATTCCAAGGTTGGCCCAGGACATAACAGACCTACAAAGCAAAACTCGTCTGGTGAAATGGAATTATCTTGAAAACCATTTGTATCCTCCATGCACTGGTACCCACCTTCGCAGTGTCTGCATCTATGGGGCTGCAGAATTAAGATGGCTTCTGAATTACGGGCACTGGTTCGCCAACAAGTTTGACTCCAAAGTAGACCCTGTCCTGGTAAAATGCTTGGCAGAAAAACTGGCAGAACAACAGAAAGAGTGGGTATATTTGTCCTCTGATAAATACTTTCTGGACCTATATTCTATGAATGCCTCGCTGTAG